The Zygotorulaspora mrakii chromosome 6, complete sequence genome includes the window TGCTTTCTGCAGATATTCAGTCGCAATACATTTAGTTTCTATCTCATTCTatgatataaaaaattgaggacttatatatctataTAACCGAACATCGCAATACTATCACCAATCTCTGAGCAAGCTAATGTCACTAGCTCCGAAGTTAACCGATTCGCTCAATACTCCTCAATAACCTCAActaattgttgaaatataaatcgatattgtaagatatattaaagagatgacttataagaatcagaaagagacaattggtctgtaaaacaaaataaacgaagtcagatgaaaccctaacagaatgtcaatcgataatggaaagatatcggatgataatctatcacgagacgtttacaactcaggagtctgactacgaaggagtctatggcatggaacatgaaataacagttgtactgtggattctatgggactagaaatggtgtgatgacgatgaaaattcttccctcgtcgtcctctcttatggttcaataggcgcgaagtattaggtataaatactgacgtattttccagatattaatccaagttcaatcagttttatctcaattcatgatatagaaaaccaaggaattatatatctctataattgaatatcatagcattatcatcaatgtcaaaccaagttactatcgacaacgccgaagaaaacattctttctaaatactAATCTTCTCTCCCTAATAGAATACTATTGCAATACGACAGAAACACTCGAAATCCAcacatctttgaaagatatttgCATTACAATCGTCTCGGAACATAAAAAGTAGACTCCATGGCCAAGCTGGTTAAGGCGTGCGACTGTTAATCGCAAGATCGTGAGTTCAATCCTCACTGGGGTCGTTATTTTTAGTCTTCGAGCAGGTGCGCATGATATTATTGCACCCGAGCATCGGAGGAATGATGATCTTCATGTTGTCTCATATAGCTTAAAGCTTCTGTAAGTGTCCCTCCTTTTTATGATATTTCATGAAGACGGATAAAAATCATGGTTAGTCAAGAAGAATTTAAGTCGATCCTCCAGGCGAGTTGTcgttttttgaatcaaaatGATTTGACCAGTCTGGCTCTGACGTCGAAAAGCGTTTGTCACTCAATAGCGGTCCAACAGCTGTATCACAGCATCAGCATTACAAGAGACCCCGTAATCCGAAGTAATGAGTGCCTTTTGGATGCCGGTAGAACCTATGTAAGTGGATATAGAGCTTTGAAGAAGACCGATGATCAAAACGATTTGTTCCTGTATGAcagaattgaaagattaATGGAATCTAGCAAGTTACAACATGTTAAGGAGATTGACATCCAagattctttattttcagatGAAGAATGTGGTAATCTCTTGATTCGAAAGTTCCTAGATAGGGTCATTGAACTTGACAAAATCGAGTCAATAGATATACGAAATGaccatttatttttggaGCACTATCCAAATATACTAGGCTTGACCAAcctgaagaaaatcaaaattgttgataccGATGCATTAAGCAAGATAAGAAGCTTTTCCAAgcttaaaaaaattgaatggaTAGTCGAACAGCCTCGATTGACGAAACAACTTCTTACTCCACATGTGgtagattttttcaacaaacGAATTGAAGCTTGTGAGTTCATTGTTGATAATATCAATAGTTCAAGCTTTCAGATAATCCAATTTTTCTATGAAAATGGCATACAATGTGAAAATCTGAGATCcttgaaattcaatcacCTTTACGGGATTAATGTCCACAGTGAACACCATAAAGAtgcatctttgaaatggcTAAAAGATGTCGTATGTttggaaaaactgaaaacaCTTGAACTAGGTATTTCAAGTGAGAACATTGATCACGATTTAATAGACGATTTCCTTGAAGAGCTAGCACCTCATTTGAAGTCCTTACGGAACCTTGCACTGATAGAGACAACACCAGAACAAAATTCAGATTGCACTTTAAAGGAAGTTTGGGATCTGACAATTAATAGATTTATTTTGAGGATCCCCGATATAGGTCTGAATTTACACACCTTAAGCATAAGTCATAAGACGCCATTGAACGGACTTTGCTCTAGTGCAGTTCAAGGAAACTatacaagaagaagagtcTTATACGAAACGGTATTGCCAAAGCTGACCTCCTTACGAAACCTGATTGCGCCGAACATGCTGCAATCTCTTAGTGTGTATGAGGTACTTGCATGTGACATATTGTGGAATGGCTGCGAATGCAGCTACTGCAAGAAAGTTTTACCCGTCTTTGACGAATATATCATGAATCACCAATATTACTCCAGATACAACGGCAGATATATGGATATAATACCAACCGTATTTTTCTCCTACGCAGGAGATTATTTATCGAGGAGATTTAACAATCGTGTTGAATGGGATACAAAGGTATTTGACACGGCCCCCTTATATCGTTGTTGGAATTTTCGTGGATATGAGCAAATACACCACTTTGATAATTACGAAGATCTTTTCGATGAATCGGCATTTGGGCCTTTGTGCAAGGTCATTTCACACTTCTTTAACGGCTATATGGATTACCTAGTCAAATTCTTACCGAACCTAGAAATGGCAATGTTTTCAGGGATCTATTACACCATAGATAAGGAGGCAAATACCTATGAATGTATATACGATTGATATAGCTTGTTAGTTGACCTCATTCTTATATCCAATGTTTATTATGTTGTCCGAGTCAGCATATGTCCGGAACTCTATATTGATAGGTATCTCTTTTAagcatgaaaaaaaatgatctaAAGAGAAGTAGCTAATAGAGCAGCTTTCACAGACATTATATGAAACTATAACTCCGAATCAGTTCCAATAGCTCACATTTGCGTATCTGAGGAAGATTTCTTCCACTGTATTCAAATTGCGTTTGCCACGCTGTATCAAAGTGTGTCGCACCTTTTGTTCTTCAATTTAATTATATTTATTGGCCCTTCTAATAAAGACGCATTATAACTCCTTCAAACCATCTGTATATTAGGGCTGAGACATTTTCCTGTAATATAACGGTATACTGGGACTCattgtctctttttttctctctgCTTCCTTCCCAGTAAGGCTGTTAAACGAACAGCTCTTCGACATTCACATCATATTTCCATTTATGCTATATTCACGGAACCGATGATACGAATAAAACATTCACTTTTACCCTTTCCTCATGCTCTGCGACGGAAACTCACAGAGCCCGCGATATTCGTATTACAGCCAAGATGGTTCAGCTGTTTTAAGCAGATTGACGAGCAGAGGAATAAAGATGACATAGCAAATTGGGTTCGCAACAGTTTACATGAACCAATGTCATCCCCCTCCCCTACGGTAAACTTTATGCATCCAGAGATACAAGTTATTGAAGTACCGGCACAAGGACTTGATTCTAATACGATATCGTTTGTTCCGATGGAGGAGTATTTCACGAGGTGGAATTCTCTCTTTAAGGTAGCAGATGAAAATACAATACGGCTGGTGATTAGCATGATTCAATCGAACAAGAAAGCTTTCTCACTGCAACAGCTAATGCCTCTCGTCCAACATTTGAAGGCAAAGCGGAGGTGTTATGAAATTGATACTATTTTTACGGCATATCAAgattatttttcagttttgaaaagacaTAACCTAGATCCGAAGGTGGAGCACCTTTTTTTAGAGATAATGATTAGTACAGAGGCAACTCTAGGGAATTATAGCTTATGTGAAACTCTCTTTTCAGACTACATCAAACACTCTAAAGTAAAACCACGAATCATTTCCATTGGACTTCGCtcatttattgaaaatgggAATGTTCAGCTAGCAAAAGAGTTCTTTTCTCAGGCTGTGAAAAATCCAGATACCTTTCCGATGACAAATAAAGaacttttcctttttcttcgAGACCTCAGCTGCTATAATGACTTCGCATCAATGCGCTTTTCCATTAATTTATGGCTGATCGAAAAGTGTCAAGAGAACAATTTATGTGTAAATACGATACCTGATTTCCGTACACTTTCGTTACTTCATCGAACGTTCAAATTATTTAAGGATGAAACAAGTTTAAATAATTTATTATCGAATTCGGTTATTGAGACGACCGGCTATAAAGAGAGTATATTGTTCCAAACAACTGAGTTCTGCCAGGATCTACGCGATCGCTCAATTATGTACCAAAACATTGATATTAACGAAAAGATAGCcctttttttggaagctCTTAAAGGAGAGCCACTGGATAGACGGGATTTTTACCTAAACCTGCTGAAGACATTTGTTTCGATTGACGACATCAAGCGCCTCAAATACATAATGACAGTAGTCCAGGAAGACAGGGACGTTCCCTTAAGTAATGCATTTCATGTGGTAATTGCAAAGTGTTTTGTGAACCGTGGTCTTCTGGAACATTTGATGGAATATTACACTTGTGTGAGGAAGCAGGGTTCAAAAAGGCTCCGTTTGCGAGTTGGCCACATTCGGCAACTGCTGGACTGCGCCCTGAGAAGCTATCCAATTCTTGCTGAAGAGATGACCAATGAGCTCAAGATATTATTGAATAAAGGAAAATACCTTCGTCGATTGCCTCGCTTAAAACTACTACTCTTGGAGATTGATAGACTGAGAACCCAATCTATGGGTAAATATTATGCATATAGGACCAGGGTACCCAAGCTCGAGTATGAAAGGTTAGGGGTGCTTCGGTCACAAATCCTAAGTGGTGACGTTGCA containing:
- the ROY1 gene encoding Roy1p (similar to Saccharomyces cerevisiae YMR258C; ancestral locus Anc_8.810); its protein translation is MVSQEEFKSILQASCRFLNQNDLTSLALTSKSVCHSIAVQQLYHSISITRDPVIRSNECLLDAGRTYVSGYRALKKTDDQNDLFLYDRIERLMESSKLQHVKEIDIQDSLFSDEECGNLLIRKFLDRVIELDKIESIDIRNDHLFLEHYPNILGLTNLKKIKIVDTDALSKIRSFSKLKKIEWIVEQPRLTKQLLTPHVVDFFNKRIEACEFIVDNINSSSFQIIQFFYENGIQCENLRSLKFNHLYGINVHSEHHKDASLKWLKDVVCLEKLKTLELGISSENIDHDLIDDFLEELAPHLKSLRNLALIETTPEQNSDCTLKEVWDLTINRFILRIPDIGLNLHTLSISHKTPLNGLCSSAVQGNYTRRRVLYETVLPKLTSLRNLIAPNMLQSLSVYEVLACDILWNGCECSYCKKVLPVFDEYIMNHQYYSRYNGRYMDIIPTVFFSYAGDYLSRRFNNRVEWDTKVFDTAPLYRCWNFRGYEQIHHFDNYEDLFDESAFGPLCKVISHFFNGYMDYLVKFLPNLEMAMFSGIYYTIDKEANTYECIYD
- the PET111 gene encoding Pet111p (similar to Saccharomyces cerevisiae PET111 (YMR257C); ancestral locus Anc_8.809) is translated as MIRIKHSLLPFPHALRRKLTEPAIFVLQPRWFSCFKQIDEQRNKDDIANWVRNSLHEPMSSPSPTVNFMHPEIQVIEVPAQGLDSNTISFVPMEEYFTRWNSLFKVADENTIRLVISMIQSNKKAFSLQQLMPLVQHLKAKRRCYEIDTIFTAYQDYFSVLKRHNLDPKVEHLFLEIMISTEATLGNYSLCETLFSDYIKHSKVKPRIISIGLRSFIENGNVQLAKEFFSQAVKNPDTFPMTNKELFLFLRDLSCYNDFASMRFSINLWLIEKCQENNLCVNTIPDFRTLSLLHRTFKLFKDETSLNNLLSNSVIETTGYKESILFQTTEFCQDLRDRSIMYQNIDINEKIALFLEALKGEPLDRRDFYLNLLKTFVSIDDIKRLKYIMTVVQEDRDVPLSNAFHVVIAKCFVNRGLLEHLMEYYTCVRKQGSKRLRLRVGHIRQLLDCALRSYPILAEEMTNELKILLNKGKYLRRLPRLKLLLLEIDRLRTQSMGKYYAYRTRVPKLEYERLGVLRSQILSGDVAGAKSTILENIRQGITPRFDFYFLALRMCLDSDMPSLAKLLDDSCSASFHKIPLKVHITWLRYEIISRYKNVLNGTEMLSSNKIQSLKDQLAEFKRNHESSMNFQNYLQLAQLCVYIRDYRHASALLLEAYGLIDKQSSQQWIMYYMTSLKVHARSYKIAEFQELLKEWNTNPNAKWVTHSCIREIKSLSRLLHRRKDKLDVSLRSDPDSFKKITSEINFLVEKYVNYKFEGLNVMRKLTFFIKRWIEQESEDSSSSARKKR